A genome region from Triticum aestivum cultivar Chinese Spring chromosome 2B, IWGSC CS RefSeq v2.1, whole genome shotgun sequence includes the following:
- the LOC123045187 gene encoding uncharacterized protein: protein MAYYSDHQAYASNTTNSTESVQELIGKIFHRLDDLARQREVVFEDRPSSYDPYSRGHPYVAPTCHICGFQGHSPAECQRGYSHIPDCFGMSFTQEHSSYQNNYSYGWPENPNMSYRSNNPEISPFASSNHMQGSRYEEESHNYAPQQSYSTPIHILQHQEMFPMELNGPTFGQPTPSTQVPTQDEFDDIDKLALLSLEFTWSAEDDPIRKVILDEMKKIKSGKELVEEVRKIEKNINAGSTISSQLELNVAEIPLDTCEVPTPSHPVEQDSKSPEEERPQIEEDELEDKEQDDQELQFPSDQVEDSSSTTPEEVQEAAVDEDEEPEIHLPIVIPERDVSGLSNPLNDMSSYDLFASTLHCMMPSVKVDLKKYLLGYDHIYPVSGITHINDDHSYFPRARPMLNETYHSYANLELNEKYHPHVSVDFADFYHPKHVLYSYAYVVGYSIDDLEGIIPTTCIVSFVECSFRFLLMHESLHADQVRDAIPWDPGGPMAWG from the coding sequence ATGGCTTACTATTCAGATCATCAGGCTTATGCGAGCAACACTACAAATAGCACGGAAAGTGTTCAAGAACTGATAGGTAAGATTTTCCATCGATTAGATGATTTAGCTCGGCAGCGAGAAGTAGTTTTTGAGGATAGGCCTAGTTCTTACGATCCTTATTCCAGAGGCCATCCTTATGTTGCTCCTACTTGCCATATTTGCGGATTTCAGGGCCATTCGCCCGCTGAATGTCAGCGTGGCTACTCTCACATTCCAGATTGTTTTGGCATGAGCTTCACTCAAGAGCATagctcataccaaaacaattacTCATATGGGTGGCCTGAAAACCCGAATATGTCATATAGGAGCAACAACCCTGAGATCTCACCGTTTGCTTCTAGTAATCATATGCAGGGATCTAGGTATGAAGAGGAGAGCCACAACTATGCTCCACAACAGTCTTATTCAACTCCTATTCATATACTTCAGCACCAGGAGATGTTTCCAATGGAGTTAAATGGTCCTACATTTGGTCAACCAACACCTTCAACACAAGTGCCTACTCAAGATGAGTTCGATGACATAGACAAGCTCGCACTTTTGAGTCTCGAGTTCACTTGGAGTGCCGAGGATGATCCTATTAGGAAGGTTATACTAGATGAAATGAAAAAGATCAAGAGTGGAAAAGAGCTAGTGGAAGAAGTAAGGAAGATTGAGAAGAACATCAACGCTGGCAGCACTATTTCTTCACAGCTAGAGCTGAATGTTGCTGAGATTCCCCTTGATACATGTGAGGTTCCCACACCGTCACATCCAGTTGAGCAAGATAGCAAGAGTCCAGAGGAAGAAAGACCTCAGATTGAAGAAGATGAACTAGAAGACAAGGAACAAGATGATCAAGAGCTGCAATTCCCAAGTGATCAAGTTGAAGACTCATCATCTACTACTCCTGAAGAAGTACAAGAAGCTGctgtagatgaagatgaagaacctgagATTCATTTGCCTATTGTCATACCAGAGCGTGATGTGTCAGGTTTATCTAATCCTCTTAATGACATGTCTTCATATGATTTGTTTGCTTCTACCTTGCATTGCATGATGCCATCCGTTAAAGTAGATTTGAAAAAGTATTTGCTTGGATATGATCATATATACCCTGTTAGTGGCATTACTCACATTAATGATGATCACAGTTACTTTCCTCGTGCTAGACCTATGCTTAATGAAACATATCATTCTTATGCTAATCTTGAGCTTAATGAAAAATATCATCCTCATGTTAGTGTTGACTTTGCTGATTTCTACCATCCTAAACATGTGCTTTATAGCTATGCTTATGTAGTTGGATATTCGATTGATGACTTGGAGGGTATTATCCCTACCACTTGTATTGTCTCTTTCGTTGAGTGCTCTTTCAGGTTCTTGCTTATGCACGAATCACTACATGCTGACCAAGTTCGAGATGCCATTCCCTGGGACCCCGGTGGACCCATGGCATGGGGATGA